A genomic region of Rhodococcus pyridinivorans contains the following coding sequences:
- a CDS encoding MlaE family ABC transporter permease: MAVMSWRFPRAVRRMTRASSTVDRVGEQALFFGRALATVPRALMHYPKETVRLVAEISMGTGALAVIGGTVVIVGFLTLFTGGIIAVQGFSSLGNIGVEALTGFFAAFINVRIAAPTIAGIGLAATIGAGSTAQLGAMRVSEEIDALETMAIPSIPYLVSTRVLAGMIAIVPLYSLAVIASFVASRFATVVLYGQSAGVYDHYFTTFLIPTDILWSFVQAIVMAIAVMLIHTYYGFTAGGGPVGVGVAVGNAVRASLVAVVTVTLLISLAVYGATGNFNLSG, translated from the coding sequence ATGGCAGTGATGTCCTGGCGCTTCCCCCGTGCGGTTCGGCGCATGACACGTGCGTCGTCCACCGTGGACCGGGTGGGGGAGCAGGCGCTGTTCTTCGGGCGCGCCCTCGCGACGGTCCCCCGGGCGCTGATGCACTACCCCAAGGAGACGGTGCGTCTGGTCGCCGAGATCAGCATGGGCACCGGCGCACTCGCCGTCATCGGCGGCACCGTCGTGATCGTCGGCTTCCTGACGCTCTTCACCGGCGGCATCATCGCCGTGCAGGGCTTCAGCTCACTCGGCAACATCGGTGTCGAAGCGCTCACCGGCTTCTTCGCGGCCTTCATCAACGTGCGTATCGCGGCCCCGACGATCGCCGGCATCGGGCTGGCGGCCACCATCGGCGCCGGCTCCACCGCCCAGCTCGGCGCCATGCGTGTCTCCGAGGAGATCGACGCGCTCGAGACCATGGCGATCCCGTCCATCCCGTATCTGGTGTCCACGCGCGTGCTCGCCGGGATGATCGCGATCGTCCCGCTGTACTCGCTCGCCGTGATCGCCTCGTTCGTCGCGAGCCGCTTCGCGACGGTGGTGCTCTACGGCCAGTCGGCGGGCGTGTACGACCACTACTTCACGACCTTCCTGATACCCACCGACATCCTGTGGTCGTTCGTCCAGGCCATCGTGATGGCGATCGCCGTGATGCTCATCCACACCTACTACGGTTTCACCGCAGGTGGCGGCCCCGTCGGTGTGGGTGTCGCGGTCGGCAACGCGGTGCGGGCCTCGCTCGTCGCGGTCGTCACCGTCACCCTGCTCATCTCGCTCGCCGTCTACGGCGCGACCGGCAACTTCAACCTGTCGGGGTAG
- a CDS encoding MlaE family ABC transporter permease, with product MVDLLEVPLRAVGGLFAMTGETARAAFRRPFQRREFIDQAWFVARVSLVPTVLVAVPFTVLVSFTLNILLREIGAADLSGAGAALGAVTQVGPMVTVLIVAGAGATAICADLAARTIREEIDAMRVLGIDPIQRLVVPRVLASTVVALLLNGLVCTIGILGGFAFSVFLQDVNPGAFINGITLLTGFGELMISQVKAGLFGMIAGLVASYLGLNVKGGAKSVGDAVNQTVVFAFMALFVVNLLVTAVGIKLTAG from the coding sequence ATGGTAGACCTCCTCGAGGTTCCCTTACGGGCCGTCGGCGGACTGTTCGCCATGACCGGCGAGACCGCCCGGGCGGCCTTCCGTCGCCCCTTCCAGCGGCGCGAGTTCATCGACCAGGCATGGTTCGTCGCACGCGTCTCGCTCGTGCCCACCGTGCTCGTCGCGGTGCCGTTCACGGTTCTGGTGAGCTTCACCCTCAACATCCTGCTCCGGGAGATCGGCGCGGCCGACCTCAGCGGAGCGGGTGCGGCCCTCGGCGCGGTGACGCAGGTGGGTCCCATGGTCACGGTGCTCATCGTCGCCGGTGCCGGCGCCACCGCGATCTGCGCCGATCTCGCGGCGCGCACCATCCGCGAGGAGATCGACGCGATGCGTGTGCTCGGCATCGATCCGATCCAGCGTCTCGTCGTGCCCCGGGTGCTCGCGTCCACCGTCGTTGCCCTACTGCTCAACGGTCTCGTGTGCACGATCGGCATCCTCGGCGGGTTCGCCTTCTCGGTCTTCCTCCAGGACGTCAACCCCGGCGCGTTCATCAACGGCATCACCCTGCTCACCGGCTTCGGAGAACTGATGATCTCCCAGGTCAAGGCGGGGCTGTTCGGCATGATCGCGGGGCTGGTCGCGTCCTATCTCGGTCTCAATGTCAAAGGTGGAGCGAAGAGTGTCGGCGACGCCGTCAACCAGACGGTCGTGTTCGCGTTCATGGCGCTGTTCGTGGTCAACCTCCTCGTCACGGCCGTCGGCATCAAGCTGACCGCGGGATGA
- a CDS encoding 3-oxoacyl-ACP reductase, protein MSADANGGAENDDRVSLEGRVAVVTGAGAGLGRAEALALARAGASVVVNDLVENDAVEDTLARIRDLGAEAEFVPGSVAERETADAMLAAAHGKFGGLDIVVNNAGITRDRMLPNMSDDEWDSVVAVHLRGHFLLSRNAAAYWRDRSKQEGGPVYGRLVNTSSEAGLLGPPGQPNYGAAKAGITALTLSAARGLERYGVRANVICPRARTSMTEAVFGDAPDDGIDPLSPDHVANLVAYLASPAADRVNGQVFIVYGPMVALMAAPVVEQRFDADGQWTPAALADELGGYFADRDPGRTFSASAALDL, encoded by the coding sequence ATGAGCGCGGACGCCAACGGTGGCGCGGAGAACGACGATCGGGTGTCTCTCGAAGGGCGGGTCGCCGTCGTCACGGGAGCCGGAGCGGGACTCGGACGTGCCGAGGCGCTCGCGCTCGCGCGGGCCGGAGCATCGGTGGTGGTCAACGATCTCGTGGAGAACGACGCGGTGGAGGACACCCTCGCGCGGATCCGCGATCTCGGTGCCGAGGCGGAGTTCGTGCCCGGCAGCGTCGCCGAGCGTGAGACGGCCGATGCGATGCTCGCCGCGGCGCACGGCAAGTTCGGTGGTCTCGACATCGTCGTCAACAATGCAGGCATCACGCGGGATCGGATGCTGCCCAACATGTCCGACGACGAGTGGGATTCGGTGGTCGCCGTGCACCTGCGTGGTCACTTCCTGTTGTCCCGCAATGCCGCGGCCTACTGGCGCGACCGGTCGAAGCAGGAGGGTGGCCCCGTCTACGGGCGTCTGGTCAACACGTCCTCGGAGGCCGGTCTGCTCGGGCCGCCCGGGCAACCCAACTACGGTGCCGCCAAAGCCGGCATCACCGCGCTCACCCTCTCGGCCGCCCGGGGTCTCGAGCGGTACGGGGTCCGGGCGAACGTGATCTGCCCCCGCGCGCGCACGTCGATGACCGAGGCGGTCTTCGGCGACGCGCCGGACGACGGCATCGATCCGCTCTCGCCCGACCACGTCGCGAATCTGGTCGCCTATCTCGCCTCCCCGGCGGCCGATCGCGTCAACGGGCAGGTCTTCATCGTCTACGGACCCATGGTGGCCCTGATGGCCGCGCCGGTCGTCGAGCAGCGTTTCGACGCCGACGGGCAGTGGACCCCCGCAGCGCTCGCCGACGAGCTCGGCGGTTACTTCGCCGATCGTGATCCAGGCCGGACATTCTCGGCCTCGGCGGCTCTCGATCTGTAG
- a CDS encoding ferredoxin encodes MDVKVDFDRCEANGVCVGLAPDVFDLNDDDELIVTHPVPEGSEDVVREAVAQCPRAALAEA; translated from the coding sequence ATGGATGTCAAGGTCGACTTCGACCGCTGTGAAGCGAACGGCGTGTGCGTCGGGCTGGCGCCCGACGTCTTCGATCTCAACGACGACGACGAGCTGATCGTCACGCATCCCGTACCCGAGGGTAGCGAGGACGTCGTCCGCGAGGCCGTCGCCCAGTGCCCGCGTGCGGCCCTCGCCGAGGCATGA